The proteins below come from a single Streptomyces tubercidicus genomic window:
- a CDS encoding GNAT family N-acetyltransferase — MTEHARALEQLSGHLTLCRPVPGDHARLRQALTDWWDGLGGEAGAQQRRLLVPRLWLQHFADTSFLVERPDQTLHAFLIGFLSQTDPRTAYIHFAGVCPEGRREGIGSTLYDRFFATARAAGRSQVRCITSPNNRNSIAYHTRMGFQLEPGDRIDDDGVPVHGDYDGPGLDRVCFVREL, encoded by the coding sequence ATGACCGAGCACGCCCGAGCGCTGGAACAGCTGTCCGGACATCTGACCTTGTGCCGCCCGGTCCCCGGGGACCACGCGCGGCTTCGGCAGGCCCTCACCGACTGGTGGGACGGCCTGGGCGGCGAAGCGGGCGCACAGCAGCGCCGGCTGCTCGTACCGCGCCTCTGGCTTCAGCACTTCGCCGACACCAGCTTCCTGGTCGAGCGGCCCGACCAGACCCTGCACGCCTTTCTGATCGGCTTCCTGTCCCAGACGGACCCCAGGACCGCGTATATCCACTTCGCGGGCGTGTGCCCGGAGGGCCGTCGGGAGGGGATCGGCAGCACCCTCTACGACCGCTTCTTCGCTACGGCCCGCGCGGCCGGCCGCAGCCAGGTCCGCTGCATCACCAGCCCCAACAACCGCAACTCCATCGCGTACCACACCCGTATGGGATTCCAGCTGGAGCCGGGCGACCGGATCGACGACGACGGCGTCCCGGTGCACGGCGACTACGACGGGCCGGGGCTGGACCGGGTGTGCTTCGTACGGGAGTTGTAG
- a CDS encoding PLP-dependent aminotransferase family protein yields MGNSWATFGRDLHLDLTGPGGLRAALLHALRDAVRSGRLTPGTRLPSSRSLAADLGIARNTVADAYAELVAEGWLSARQGSGTRVAERVLPRATPASRRTTGPAGHPDRPRLDLTPGTPDVSAFPRTAWLAAARRALTAAPSEAFGYGTPRGRPELRTVLADYLARARGVRADPDRIVICTGFMQGLALLSRALGTGRLATEAYGLRFHRDVIERAGLRTVPLGVDEHGARTEELSALDDLRAALLTPAHQFPTGVPLHPDRRAAAVNWARANGGYVLEDDYDGEFRYDRQPVGALQGLDPDHVVYLGTASKSLAPALRLAWMVLPDRLVDPLLAVKRTGEWQSGQLEQLTLAEFISSGAYDRHLRGMRLRYRRRRDQLVAALADRAPHVHVSGIAAGLHAVLELPPGTEQSIVQAARWQGLALEGLSSFHDPAAPTAIRDALVVAYGTPPDHSFAGVLDALLRALPPGE; encoded by the coding sequence ATGGGGAATTCCTGGGCCACTTTCGGTCGCGATCTGCACCTCGACCTCACCGGGCCCGGCGGGCTGCGGGCCGCGCTGCTGCACGCCCTGCGGGACGCCGTACGGTCCGGCCGGCTGACCCCCGGCACCCGGCTGCCGTCCTCCCGCTCGCTCGCCGCCGACCTCGGCATCGCCCGCAACACCGTCGCCGACGCCTACGCCGAACTCGTCGCCGAGGGCTGGCTCAGCGCACGGCAGGGCTCCGGCACCCGCGTGGCGGAGCGGGTCCTGCCGCGCGCCACGCCCGCCTCGCGGCGCACCACGGGTCCGGCCGGCCACCCCGACCGGCCGCGCCTCGACCTCACCCCGGGCACCCCCGATGTCTCCGCCTTCCCCCGCACCGCCTGGCTCGCCGCCGCCCGCCGCGCCCTGACCGCCGCCCCCAGCGAGGCCTTCGGCTACGGCACCCCGCGCGGCCGCCCCGAACTCCGCACCGTCCTCGCCGACTACCTCGCCCGCGCCCGTGGCGTACGCGCCGACCCCGACCGCATCGTGATCTGCACCGGTTTCATGCAGGGGCTGGCACTGCTCAGCCGGGCGCTGGGCACCGGGCGGCTGGCCACCGAGGCGTACGGCCTCCGCTTCCACCGGGACGTGATCGAACGCGCCGGTCTGCGCACCGTGCCCCTCGGCGTCGATGAACACGGCGCCCGTACCGAGGAGCTGTCCGCCCTCGACGACCTGCGGGCCGCCCTCCTCACCCCCGCCCACCAGTTCCCCACCGGCGTGCCGCTGCACCCCGACCGCCGTGCCGCCGCCGTCAACTGGGCACGCGCCAACGGTGGTTACGTCCTGGAGGACGACTACGACGGGGAGTTCCGCTACGACCGCCAGCCGGTCGGCGCGCTCCAGGGGCTGGACCCCGACCACGTGGTGTACCTGGGCACCGCGAGCAAGAGTCTGGCCCCCGCACTGCGGCTGGCCTGGATGGTGCTGCCGGACCGCCTCGTCGACCCGCTGCTCGCCGTCAAGCGCACCGGCGAATGGCAGTCCGGGCAGCTGGAGCAGCTCACCCTCGCCGAGTTCATCTCCTCGGGCGCCTACGACCGGCATCTGCGCGGGATGCGGCTGCGCTACCGGCGCCGCCGCGACCAGTTGGTGGCCGCCCTGGCCGACCGCGCGCCCCACGTCCATGTCTCCGGCATCGCCGCCGGACTCCACGCCGTACTGGAACTCCCGCCCGGCACCGAGCAGTCCATCGTCCAGGCCGCCCGCTGGCAGGGCCTCGCTCTGGAGGGCCTCAGCAGCTTCCACGATCCCGCCGCCCCAACGGCCATTCGTGACGCTCTGGTCGTGGCCTACGGCACCCCGCCCGACCATTCCTTCGCGGGCGTCCTGGACGCGCTGCTCAGGGCGCTGCCGCCGGGGGAGTGA
- a CDS encoding carboxymuconolactone decarboxylase family protein, whose amino-acid sequence MTTTPTAQTTTPATASGTAGGAAHRHGPRLHWAKLAPDVYKAMIALDAAAKQGLDPTLVELVKIRASQLNHCAFCIDMHITDARKAGETEQRVYLLNAWEEAAGHYTEKEQAALALTEAVTLLTDGFVPDAVYDRAAAHFDDTELAQLIALITTINAWNRFGVATRMTPGQA is encoded by the coding sequence ATGACGACCACACCGACAGCACAGACGACGACACCGGCCACGGCCTCCGGGACGGCGGGGGGCGCGGCGCACCGGCACGGCCCCCGGCTGCACTGGGCGAAACTCGCGCCGGACGTCTACAAGGCCATGATCGCGCTGGATGCGGCGGCGAAGCAGGGCCTCGACCCGACGCTGGTCGAGCTGGTCAAGATCCGGGCGTCGCAGCTCAACCACTGCGCCTTCTGCATCGATATGCACATCACGGACGCCCGCAAGGCCGGCGAGACCGAGCAGCGCGTCTACCTCCTCAACGCCTGGGAGGAGGCCGCCGGCCACTACACCGAAAAGGAGCAGGCCGCCCTCGCCCTCACCGAGGCGGTCACCCTCCTCACCGACGGCTTCGTCCCGGACGCCGTCTACGACCGCGCCGCGGCCCACTTCGACGACACCGAACTCGCCCAGCTCATCGCCCTGATCACCACCATCAACGCCTGGAACCGCTTCGGCGTCGCCACCCGCATGACCCCGGGGCAGGCATGA
- a CDS encoding carboxymuconolactone decarboxylase family protein, which produces MIATETARLPFYRLAPGIHDPLLALTRAAKKDLDPTLVELLLIRASQLNHCAFCLDMHVTDARKAGETDERIALLSAWEEAADHYSDKERAALALTEAVTLVARGGVSDEVYERAAAHFDDTEIVRLIALITAINSWNRINVAARVPVGAALTPIGGAS; this is translated from the coding sequence ATGATCGCGACCGAGACCGCGCGGCTCCCCTTCTACCGGCTCGCGCCCGGCATCCACGACCCGCTGCTGGCACTGACCCGGGCCGCCAAGAAAGACCTCGACCCGACTCTGGTCGAGCTCCTCCTCATCCGGGCCTCACAGCTCAACCACTGCGCCTTCTGCCTCGATATGCATGTCACGGACGCCCGCAAGGCCGGGGAGACCGACGAGCGGATCGCCCTCCTCAGCGCCTGGGAGGAAGCCGCGGACCACTACAGCGACAAGGAACGGGCCGCCCTCGCCCTCACCGAGGCCGTGACCCTGGTGGCCCGGGGTGGCGTATCGGACGAGGTCTACGAGCGCGCAGCGGCCCACTTCGACGACACCGAAATCGTCCGCCTCATCGCGCTGATCACCGCCATCAACTCCTGGAACCGGATCAATGTGGCGGCCCGGGTACCGGTGGGGGCAGCGCTGACCCCGATCGGCGGTGCCTCATGA
- a CDS encoding isocitrate lyase/PEP mutase family protein → MTAAAALRALHHGPGLPLVLPGPWDAASARVFADAGFPALATPSAGVAASLGYEDGATPPDEMFAAVARIARAVDIPVSADVEAGYGLSARELVGRLADAGAVGCNLEDTDHTTGQLRDAHQQADWLAEVRAEAGDALVINARIDTYLRGVPDSDETVRRGRLYAAAGADCVYPILAPPPLLAELATAIGLPLNAVVTADGPTPRELGALGAARVTFGPGLQRQAMAALTGMAERVREELRGAAAGGLRP, encoded by the coding sequence ATGACGGCCGCCGCCGCACTGCGCGCCCTCCACCACGGCCCCGGCCTGCCGCTGGTCCTGCCCGGCCCCTGGGACGCCGCCAGCGCCAGGGTCTTCGCCGACGCCGGCTTCCCGGCACTGGCCACCCCCAGCGCGGGCGTCGCGGCCTCCCTCGGCTACGAGGACGGCGCGACCCCGCCGGACGAGATGTTCGCCGCCGTCGCGCGCATCGCCCGCGCCGTCGACATCCCGGTCTCGGCGGACGTGGAAGCCGGATACGGCCTGTCCGCCCGGGAGTTGGTCGGCCGGCTCGCGGACGCCGGGGCGGTGGGCTGCAACCTGGAGGACACCGACCACACCACCGGCCAACTACGGGACGCACACCAGCAGGCCGACTGGCTGGCCGAGGTCCGCGCCGAGGCAGGCGACGCCCTGGTGATCAACGCCCGGATCGACACCTACCTGCGCGGCGTCCCGGACAGCGACGAGACGGTCCGCCGCGGCCGCCTCTACGCCGCGGCGGGCGCCGACTGCGTCTACCCCATCCTGGCGCCACCGCCCCTCCTGGCCGAACTGGCCACCGCCATCGGCCTCCCGCTCAACGCCGTGGTGACCGCGGACGGTCCCACACCCCGCGAACTCGGCGCCCTGGGCGCGGCCAGGGTCACCTTCGGCCCGGGACTGCAGCGGCAGGCGATGGCGGCGTTGACGGGGATGGCGGAGCGGGTGCGGGAGGAGCTGCGAGGGGCGGCAGCGGGGGGGCTGAGGCCCTGA
- a CDS encoding carboxymuconolactone decarboxylase family protein, producing the protein MTNEAQVKEAQFNQAEQGEASEVKGAAGGVRRINFAKAAPKAFKALIGFDAAAREGLDPALVELVQIRSSQLNKCAYCLHMHTTDARKAGESEERLHMVAVWEEAAHFFTPKERAALALTEAVTLVAQGGVPDEVYRRAAAHFDEPELARLLALIFTINTWNRLALSTGKVAGTDER; encoded by the coding sequence ATGACGAATGAAGCGCAGGTCAAGGAAGCACAGTTCAACCAGGCGGAGCAGGGCGAAGCGAGCGAGGTGAAGGGCGCGGCCGGTGGTGTGCGTCGGATCAACTTCGCCAAGGCGGCGCCGAAGGCGTTCAAGGCCCTGATCGGGTTCGACGCGGCGGCACGTGAGGGGCTCGATCCGGCCCTGGTGGAACTGGTCCAGATCCGTTCCTCGCAGCTCAACAAGTGCGCGTACTGCCTGCATATGCACACCACCGACGCCCGCAAGGCCGGTGAGAGCGAGGAACGTCTGCACATGGTCGCCGTCTGGGAGGAGGCCGCGCACTTCTTCACTCCGAAGGAGCGGGCGGCCCTCGCCCTCACCGAGGCCGTGACCCTGGTGGCGCAGGGTGGCGTACCGGATGAGGTCTACCGGCGCGCGGCCGCCCACTTCGACGAGCCGGAGTTGGCCCGTCTGCTGGCCCTGATCTTCACCATCAACACCTGGAACCGGCTGGCCCTCAGCACGGGGAAGGTGGCGGGGACGGACGAGCGGTAG
- a CDS encoding PLP-dependent aminotransferase family protein — MPESWVNPAESLGADLHLELTGPGSRRAVLIRALRDSIRSGRLAPGTRLPPYRSLAVDLGIARNTVADAYAELVAEGWLSARQGSGTRVAHRAKPLTPTRAPAHRAPVSRPTHNLLQGQPDAASFPRTAWLAAARRALTAAPHDAFGPGDPRGRPELRRALADYLARTRGVRTDPERIVICSGFAHALRLLLPAVLPGPLAVESYGLPFHRGLLATAGVRTHPLGIDEHGAVSTELELTAAREVAAVLLTPAHQFPLGVPLHPDRRAAVINWARENGRYILEDDYDGEFRYDRKPVGALQGLDPERVLHIGSVSKSLSPAVRLGWMVLPDRLVDAVLAAKGEREAWAGVTDQLTLAEFLTHGAYDRHIRRMRQRYRRRRDQLIDAVTCHAPHLTVTGIAAGLHAVLQLPDGSGESDEQAALRAARWQGLALDGLSDYRHPEAIMAPRHGLVVGYATPSDSAFPAALEALCRALPPMG; from the coding sequence ATGCCGGAATCATGGGTCAATCCTGCCGAGAGTCTGGGCGCCGATCTGCATCTGGAGCTGACCGGGCCCGGCAGCCGCCGCGCCGTCCTCATCCGGGCGCTGCGGGACTCGATACGGTCCGGACGGCTCGCCCCCGGCACCCGGCTGCCGCCCTACCGCTCGCTCGCCGTGGACCTCGGCATCGCCCGTAACACCGTCGCCGACGCCTACGCCGAACTCGTCGCCGAGGGCTGGCTCAGCGCGCGGCAGGGCTCCGGTACCCGCGTCGCCCACCGCGCGAAGCCGCTGACGCCCACCCGGGCCCCGGCTCACCGCGCCCCCGTGAGCCGCCCCACGCACAACCTGCTCCAGGGGCAGCCGGACGCCGCGTCCTTCCCGCGCACCGCCTGGCTCGCCGCCGCCCGCCGTGCGCTGACCGCCGCGCCACACGATGCGTTCGGACCCGGCGACCCACGTGGCCGCCCCGAACTGCGTCGCGCCCTCGCCGACTACCTGGCGCGCACCCGTGGCGTACGCACCGACCCCGAACGCATCGTGATCTGCTCCGGCTTCGCCCACGCGCTGCGCCTGCTGCTGCCCGCCGTTCTCCCCGGCCCCCTTGCCGTCGAGTCCTACGGCCTCCCCTTCCACCGTGGCCTCCTGGCCACGGCCGGCGTCCGCACCCACCCCCTCGGCATTGACGAACACGGCGCCGTCAGTACGGAGTTGGAGTTGACGGCAGCCAGGGAGGTGGCGGCGGTCCTGCTCACCCCCGCCCATCAGTTCCCGCTCGGCGTCCCCCTGCACCCCGACCGTCGCGCGGCGGTCATCAACTGGGCCAGGGAGAACGGGCGTTACATCCTGGAAGACGACTACGACGGCGAATTCCGCTACGACCGCAAGCCCGTCGGCGCCCTCCAGGGCCTGGATCCGGAACGCGTCCTGCACATCGGCTCGGTCAGCAAGAGCCTCTCCCCCGCGGTGCGGCTGGGCTGGATGGTGCTGCCCGACCGCCTCGTCGACGCCGTACTGGCGGCCAAGGGCGAACGTGAGGCATGGGCGGGCGTCACCGACCAGCTCACCCTCGCCGAGTTCCTCACCCACGGCGCCTACGACCGGCACATCCGCCGGATGCGCCAGCGCTACCGCAGACGCCGCGACCAGCTGATCGACGCGGTGACCTGCCATGCTCCGCACCTCACCGTCACCGGTATCGCCGCCGGTCTGCACGCCGTCCTCCAACTCCCCGACGGCTCGGGCGAGTCGGACGAACAAGCGGCCCTGCGCGCCGCCCGCTGGCAGGGCCTGGCCCTCGACGGCCTCTCCGACTACCGCCACCCCGAGGCCATCATGGCCCCCCGCCACGGCCTGGTCGTCGGCTATGCGACCCCCAGCGACAGCGCCTTCCCCGCCGCCCTGGAGGCACTGTGCCGGGCGCTGCCGCCCATGGGGTAG
- a CDS encoding M20 metallopeptidase family protein: MDAEVARLQRGLIELRRDLHRHPELPGQERRTAGVVARELRAAGLTVTTGVGGHGVVGVLRGAYRGRTVAYRANMDAVPPTGIVGGGPEAAHLCGHDIHTTVALGVARVLARLRHQLSGTVVFLFQPAEETLSGARALIDTGVLERTGVAEIHALHCGPFPVGRFAVTPGYGLPGQDKARVTLRGPDAPAAARRLAARIGALATLREPQTPADIEQLLTDAQTPNGPLARFVAVRAVAEEATVSVSYRCWPQERYREVREDIRRLAGSCAGSGATATGAGVNFPAEPFPAMVCPERDARRLAHHLRRTTGRDAVTELHAAFPPFSGEDFALYLDRVPGTFTFLGVRAPGAPVTTSYPHYPDFTPDEQAIGIGIRAMTGWIAERTHSA, encoded by the coding sequence GTGGACGCCGAGGTGGCGCGTCTGCAGCGCGGGCTGATCGAGCTGCGGCGGGATCTCCACCGGCACCCCGAGCTGCCGGGGCAGGAGCGGCGCACCGCCGGTGTGGTGGCCCGTGAGCTACGGGCGGCCGGGCTGACCGTCACCACCGGGGTGGGCGGCCATGGCGTCGTCGGCGTCCTGCGGGGCGCGTACCGGGGCCGGACGGTGGCGTACCGGGCGAACATGGACGCGGTGCCGCCCACCGGCATCGTCGGGGGCGGCCCTGAGGCGGCCCATCTCTGCGGGCATGACATCCACACCACGGTGGCCCTCGGCGTCGCGCGGGTCCTGGCGCGGCTGCGGCACCAACTGAGCGGAACGGTGGTGTTCCTCTTCCAGCCGGCCGAAGAGACCCTGTCCGGGGCCCGCGCGCTGATCGACACGGGCGTACTGGAGCGCACGGGCGTTGCGGAGATCCACGCGCTGCACTGCGGACCGTTCCCCGTGGGCCGGTTCGCGGTGACTCCGGGCTACGGGCTGCCCGGCCAGGACAAGGCGCGGGTGACTCTCCGCGGGCCGGACGCGCCCGCTGCCGCCCGGCGACTGGCCGCCCGGATCGGCGCACTCGCCACGCTGCGCGAGCCGCAGACCCCGGCCGACATCGAGCAGTTGCTCACCGACGCCCAGACGCCCAACGGGCCGCTGGCCCGCTTCGTGGCGGTCCGGGCCGTCGCGGAGGAAGCCACGGTGAGTGTGTCCTACCGCTGCTGGCCACAGGAGCGGTACCGGGAGGTCCGCGAGGACATCCGCCGACTGGCCGGCTCCTGCGCGGGGTCCGGGGCGACGGCGACAGGCGCCGGGGTGAACTTCCCCGCCGAGCCCTTCCCGGCCATGGTCTGCCCGGAACGCGACGCCCGCAGGCTCGCCCACCACCTGCGCCGCACCACGGGCCGGGACGCGGTGACCGAACTCCATGCCGCCTTCCCGCCTTTCAGCGGCGAGGACTTCGCCCTCTACCTGGACCGCGTCCCCGGCACCTTTACCTTCCTGGGCGTCCGCGCCCCCGGCGCACCCGTCACCACCAGCTATCCGCACTACCCCGACTTCACCCCGGACGAGCAGGCCATCGGCATCGGGATACGGGCCATGACCGGCTGGATCGCGGAGCGGACCCACAGTGCGTAG
- a CDS encoding trypsin-like serine peptidase, which yields MPSIRRSTAAAAALVALLAGTVTACGPDGDQALGGGAADQKGQADGGLKLPKGVPTSLDDLKEWKDGGWQDWDKWARDAKDFANPVIKDHWKSDRLAKAKTSPEIGVNATGTGSEFDGTDPEPKPVTAEQVARPYHQHMAPVGKIFFDSPKGPMVCSGTIVEDPAHPGKSNLVWTAGHCVHSGKRGGWMRNVVFVPSYNDNGVPMNQVNSTPAQQVTPYGRFWADWITTSGEWIKMGDEATGNGGSAYDFAVLHVKPENGSGKSLQETVGNAARVWFNAPAANQLSSLDAFGYPAAPPYDGARMMNCPARPGRLVMQQGTPAMNRIGCTMTGGTSGGGWFVNRGGQLTLVSNTSISSNSHTWLAGPHLGPEAQRVFADISAKFAKQ from the coding sequence ATGCCATCCATCCGCCGCTCCACCGCCGCGGCCGCCGCACTCGTCGCACTGCTCGCGGGCACCGTCACCGCCTGCGGCCCGGACGGCGACCAGGCCCTCGGAGGTGGGGCCGCCGACCAGAAGGGCCAGGCCGACGGGGGGCTCAAGCTCCCCAAGGGCGTGCCGACCAGCCTGGACGATCTGAAGGAGTGGAAGGACGGCGGCTGGCAGGACTGGGACAAGTGGGCCCGTGACGCAAAGGATTTCGCCAATCCGGTCATCAAGGACCACTGGAAGTCGGACCGGCTGGCCAAGGCGAAGACATCGCCGGAGATCGGCGTCAACGCCACCGGCACGGGAAGCGAGTTCGACGGTACGGACCCCGAACCGAAGCCGGTGACCGCCGAGCAGGTCGCGCGGCCGTACCACCAGCACATGGCCCCGGTCGGGAAGATCTTCTTCGACAGTCCGAAGGGCCCGATGGTCTGCTCCGGCACGATCGTCGAGGACCCGGCGCACCCGGGCAAGTCCAACCTGGTGTGGACCGCCGGACACTGTGTGCACTCCGGCAAGCGGGGCGGCTGGATGCGCAATGTCGTCTTCGTGCCGTCCTACAACGATAACGGCGTGCCGATGAACCAGGTGAACAGCACGCCCGCCCAGCAGGTCACCCCGTACGGCCGGTTCTGGGCCGACTGGATCACCACGTCCGGTGAGTGGATCAAGATGGGCGACGAGGCGACCGGCAACGGCGGCTCCGCGTACGACTTCGCCGTGCTGCACGTCAAGCCGGAGAACGGCAGCGGCAAGTCGCTCCAGGAGACCGTCGGCAACGCCGCCCGGGTCTGGTTCAACGCCCCCGCCGCGAACCAGCTCAGCTCCCTGGACGCCTTCGGCTACCCGGCAGCCCCGCCCTACGACGGCGCGCGCATGATGAACTGCCCGGCGCGCCCCGGCCGCCTCGTCATGCAGCAGGGCACGCCCGCCATGAACCGCATCGGCTGCACCATGACCGGCGGCACCTCCGGCGGCGGCTGGTTCGTCAACCGCGGCGGCCAACTGACCCTGGTCTCCAACACCTCCATCAGCTCCAACTCCCACACCTGGCTCGCCGGCCCGCACCTGGGCCCTGAGGCCCAGCGGGTGTTCGCGGACATCAGCGCGAAGTTCGCGAAGCAGTAG
- a CDS encoding ABC transporter substrate-binding protein translates to MSRKRTTIIGTAALAGTAVLALSLSSCGKADMTKQASPFAAAKGSKSVTLSVQTWVGAQSNVGVAKYLLEHEMGYHVDTVQVDEIPAWDALSQGRVDAILEDWGHPEQEQRYVKDKKTITAGGGNGVTGHIGWFVPKYWADKHPEVKSWKNLNKFAKQLRTSESGNKGQLMDGSPSYVTNDKALVKNLGLDYEVVFAGSEAAQITQIQQFAKQKKPFLTYWYEPQWLFNQVPMVEVKLPKYTDACAEKGAKDPKSIDCAYPTTPLQKYFNTEFAKKGGSAAAFLKNFKWTKDDQNEVSESIASEGLSADEAAKRWVEKHPEVWKKWLPKK, encoded by the coding sequence ATGTCCCGTAAGCGCACCACGATCATCGGGACGGCCGCGCTGGCCGGCACGGCGGTCCTCGCCCTCTCGCTGTCCTCCTGCGGCAAGGCCGACATGACCAAGCAGGCCTCGCCGTTCGCGGCGGCCAAGGGCTCCAAGTCGGTCACCCTGTCCGTCCAGACCTGGGTCGGCGCCCAGTCCAATGTCGGGGTCGCCAAGTACCTTCTCGAACACGAGATGGGCTACCACGTCGACACCGTCCAGGTGGACGAGATCCCCGCCTGGGACGCCCTCAGCCAGGGCCGGGTCGACGCGATCCTGGAGGACTGGGGCCACCCGGAGCAGGAGCAGCGGTACGTCAAGGACAAGAAGACGATCACGGCGGGCGGCGGCAACGGCGTCACCGGCCATATCGGCTGGTTCGTCCCCAAGTACTGGGCCGACAAGCACCCCGAGGTCAAGAGCTGGAAGAACCTCAACAAGTTCGCCAAGCAGCTCCGTACGTCGGAGAGCGGCAACAAGGGCCAGCTGATGGACGGTTCGCCGTCCTACGTCACCAATGACAAGGCGCTGGTGAAGAACCTCGGGCTGGATTACGAGGTGGTCTTCGCGGGCTCCGAGGCGGCGCAGATCACCCAGATCCAGCAGTTCGCCAAGCAGAAGAAGCCCTTCCTGACGTACTGGTACGAGCCGCAGTGGCTCTTCAATCAGGTGCCGATGGTGGAGGTCAAGCTCCCCAAGTACACCGATGCCTGTGCGGAGAAGGGCGCGAAGGACCCCAAGTCCATCGACTGCGCCTATCCGACGACGCCGCTCCAGAAGTACTTCAACACGGAATTCGCCAAGAAGGGCGGCAGCGCCGCGGCATTCCTGAAGAACTTCAAGTGGACCAAGGACGACCAGAACGAGGTCTCCGAGTCGATCGCCTCGGAGGGGCTGTCCGCCGACGAGGCGGCGAAGCGCTGGGTGGAGAAGCACCCGGAGGTCTGGAAGAAGTGGCTGCCCAAGAAGTAG